ATCCTGGCCCCAAAGAATCTTTGGCCGAAGGAGGAACTGGTGGAATTATGCCAGGGCTATGCCAAGGAAAGCGGAAGTACCATCACTCTCACAGAGGACACAGCTGCGGTTAAAGCTGCGGATACCATTTATACTGATGTGTGGTGTTCTATGGGAGAAGAGGACAAGGCTGCCCAGCGTATTGCACTTTTAAAGCCTTATCAGGTGAATAAGGAACTGATGGAGAAAACAGGGAAAGACACTACCATATTCATGCACTGCCTGCCGGCTGTCAAAGGAAATGAAGTGACAGAAGAGGTTTTTGAATCGGCTGCATCTGTGGTATTTGACGAAGCAGAAAATAGAATGCATACCATTAAGGCGGTAATGGTGGCAACATTAGGAGAGTAGAACATGTATATACAAGAACGAGGAAAAAGCTTGAGAAACGCTTCCATGATTGTGGATGTCCTCCATATTATAGTGGGAATTCTGATCGTAACATTGGCTGTCATATCGTTTTTAAACCCGGAAGATCATATGTTTTTGTTTCCGGTAATATTTTTTCTGGCCGGCGCCCTTAACCTGGTCAACGGGATTTATAAGATCAGACTTAGCGGCCGGGAGAAAAAGAAAAAAGCGGCAGGTATGGCTGTCCTTATGTTCGGAGTCCTTCTTATCGCTCTTACTGTGATCAGTGCGGTGAGCATCTGGTGGGGGTGATATCATTGAAAATAGAGATTCTTAAGCTGCTAAAGGAAAGTGATGGTTACTTATCCGGTCAGGAGCTGTGCGTCCGTTTTGGGGTTTCCAGGACGGCCATCTGGAAAGTCATCCGTCAGCTTGAAGAAGAAGGATATCAAATTGAGGCGGTTCGAAATAAAGGGTATCATTTCATCGGTTCTTGTGATATAATGACGAAAACGGAGATAAAAAGCTGCATCAAGGGGAATTTTGGCCGGGAGGTGGAATACCACCAGGTCATTGATTCTACCAATATAAGAGCCAGGCGTCTGGCAGAGGAAGGGGCCACCTCCGGGACCCTGGTTGTGTCCGACTGCCAGAGCGCAGGGCGGGGCAGAAGAGGGCGCGCCTGGGTGTCCCCTTCCGGGAAGAACATATTTATGAGCCTGATCTTAAGGCCGGATATTCTTCCTGCTTCCGCTTCCATGATAACGCTGGTGGCCGCCCTGGCGGTCTATGACGGGATAAAGAACGTAACAGGCCTTGCTGCCGGCATTAAGTGGCCCAATGATATTGTGGCAAACGGGAAAAAGCTGTGCGGCATTTTGACGGAAATGAGTGCCGAGCTGGAAGGAATCCATTATGTTGTTGTAGGGATCGGAATCAACGTCAATATGGAGGAATTTCCGGAAGAAGTAAGGGAAAGGGCAACCTCCCTGCTTCTGGAAACAGGAGAAAAAGTGAGAAGAAGCAGGCTGGTTGCCGCTATTATGGAGGCTTTTGAACAATATTATGAAGAATTTATCAGCCAGGGTGATTTATCCGGGCTGATAAGTGTCTATAATAAGCATATGGTCAATGCAGGAAAGGAAGTAAGAGTTCTGGACAGATCTGGTGATTATATTGGCAAGGCCCTGGGAATCAACGAAAAGGGCGAGCTTCTTGTGGAAGTAAAACCGGGAGAGGTAAGACATGTGATTTCCGGAGAGGTATCTGTCCGGGGAATCTATGGATATGTGTAATGAAGAACCATTCGCTTTATGACAAATTACAGGTTTTAGAGCCTCAGGAAAAAGAACTGGACACAAGGGAGCGTTTAAAGTCTATGGAACGCCCGCTTTTGTCCTGGTACAGGGAGCATGCCAGGGCCCTTCCATGGAGAGATAAGCCGGAGCCATACCGGGTATGGATATCGGAAATTATGCTCCAGCAGACCAGAGTGGAGGCAGTAAAGCCGTATTTTGAGCGCTTTATGGAGGCTTTACCGGGAATCCATGATCTGGCGGCAGTGCCGGAAGACCGGTTGCTCAAACTCTGGGAAGGCCTTGGTTATTACAGCAGGGCAAAAAATCTAAAGAAAACAGCAGAGCTTCTTGTAGAACAATACGACGGAGAGCTTCCGGCATCCTACGAGGAGCTTAAAAAGCTTCCGGGGATCGGGTCTTATACCGCAGGTGCTATTGCGTCTATAGCTTTTGGCATTCCGGTCCCGGCAGTTGACGGCAATGTTTTACGGGTGGTTTCCAGGGTAACAGGCAGCAGGGAAGATATTTTAAAGCAGTCAGTCAAACGCCGTATGGAAGAGGAATTAAAGGCAGTAATGCCAGAACAGGCCTCCAGCTCTTATAATCAGGGACTCATTGAAATCGGAGCGATTGTCTGTGTACCAAACGGTTCGCCCTTATGCGGCCAGTGTCCCCTGGCTTCAATCTGCGTTGCCAGGATCAAGGACCTTACCGGTGAGATTCCGGTAAAAACACCTAAAAAGGCCCGCAGGATGGAAGATAAGACGGTAATGCTTCTATGGCAGGATGGACGGGTTGCCATTCGTAAGCGGGAGGACACAGGGTTACTGGCTTCTCTTTACGAGTTCCCCAATGTGGAGGGACACTTGGAAGGGAAAGCTCTGCTTGACCAGTTGGGAGTGAAGGAGGCTGCAATTACTCCACTTCCCCCTGCAAAGCATGTGTTCAGCCATGTGGAATGGCATATGATAGGATTTCGAATTGAACTTGGGGAACGGCCCGACGGAGATTTTTTATGGGTCACTGCAGAAGACTTAAAAAAAACTTATTCTTTGCCAGGTGCATTTAAGGCGTATACAAAGTTGATCAGGTGATATAATGAAAAAGATTCTTTTTATATTTAATCCGCGTTCCGGGAAGGCTCAGATCAGGAATAAGCTGATGGATATCCTGAATATTTTTACAAAAGCCGGTTATGAATTATTGGTTCATGTGACCCAGCGGAGCGGTGACGCAATGGAAGCTGCAGCAGCATACGGAGGCAGTGTTGACCTGGTTGTATGCAGCGGGGGAGACGGGACCTTGAATGAGACCATAAGCGGTCTCATGAAATTGGATGATTTTCCGGATCTGGGGTACATCCCTGCTGGTTCCACCAATGACTTCGCTACCAGCTTAAAGATTTCTAAAAATATGTTAAAAGCGGCTGAAGCGGCGGTTTTTGGGGAACCCTTTCCCATTGATATCGGCTGTTTCTGTGAGGACAGGCATTTTGTGTATATTGCGGCGTTTGGGGCATTTACTGAAGTGTCTTATTTGACTCCCCAGGATAAGAAGAATGTTCTGGGGCATCAGGCGTATATGCTGG
The nucleotide sequence above comes from Lacrimispora sp. BS-2. Encoded proteins:
- a CDS encoding YegS/Rv2252/BmrU family lipid kinase gives rise to the protein MKKILFIFNPRSGKAQIRNKLMDILNIFTKAGYELLVHVTQRSGDAMEAAAAYGGSVDLVVCSGGDGTLNETISGLMKLDDFPDLGYIPAGSTNDFATSLKISKNMLKAAEAAVFGEPFPIDIGCFCEDRHFVYIAAFGAFTEVSYLTPQDKKNVLGHQAYMLEGVKSLASIKSYKMRIECEERSGSMSLCPESVGRKEETTLEGEFIFGMITNTMSVGGFKGLVTQDVALDDGEFEVLLIRTPKTALDLTNIINYMFLKEEPNEYVHKFRTRSLRILSEEPIDWVLDGEFGGTRREVNIINLRKRIRIMRKSTKKQ
- a CDS encoding biotin--[acetyl-CoA-carboxylase] ligase, encoding MKIEILKLLKESDGYLSGQELCVRFGVSRTAIWKVIRQLEEEGYQIEAVRNKGYHFIGSCDIMTKTEIKSCIKGNFGREVEYHQVIDSTNIRARRLAEEGATSGTLVVSDCQSAGRGRRGRAWVSPSGKNIFMSLILRPDILPASASMITLVAALAVYDGIKNVTGLAAGIKWPNDIVANGKKLCGILTEMSAELEGIHYVVVGIGINVNMEEFPEEVRERATSLLLETGEKVRRSRLVAAIMEAFEQYYEEFISQGDLSGLISVYNKHMVNAGKEVRVLDRSGDYIGKALGINEKGELLVEVKPGEVRHVISGEVSVRGIYGYV
- a CDS encoding DUF6637 family protein, which translates into the protein MYIQERGKSLRNASMIVDVLHIIVGILIVTLAVISFLNPEDHMFLFPVIFFLAGALNLVNGIYKIRLSGREKKKKAAGMAVLMFGVLLIALTVISAVSIWWG
- the mutY gene encoding A/G-specific adenine glycosylase produces the protein MKNHSLYDKLQVLEPQEKELDTRERLKSMERPLLSWYREHARALPWRDKPEPYRVWISEIMLQQTRVEAVKPYFERFMEALPGIHDLAAVPEDRLLKLWEGLGYYSRAKNLKKTAELLVEQYDGELPASYEELKKLPGIGSYTAGAIASIAFGIPVPAVDGNVLRVVSRVTGSREDILKQSVKRRMEEELKAVMPEQASSSYNQGLIEIGAIVCVPNGSPLCGQCPLASICVARIKDLTGEIPVKTPKKARRMEDKTVMLLWQDGRVAIRKREDTGLLASLYEFPNVEGHLEGKALLDQLGVKEAAITPLPPAKHVFSHVEWHMIGFRIELGERPDGDFLWVTAEDLKKTYSLPGAFKAYTKLIR